From Mytilus edulis chromosome 9, xbMytEdul2.2, whole genome shotgun sequence, the proteins below share one genomic window:
- the LOC139489130 gene encoding 1,25-dihydroxyvitamin D(3) 24-hydroxylase, mitochondrial-like isoform X1: MGKWFTAMSFVRLCRPYPGLINKDVKVFNTWSSHRASTSTVVRDDPSPSEIKPFSAVPGPKGLYSVPYIGAALHFKPFTKFSANEINDLLTDMRKKYGDIFKMKFGKENMVYINHPDDAKTILQAHYEVHKRISFDLSETWAEREKVNKGLVLLNGKEWADLRKPTQEKMLRPAVVASYVPLIEKVTNDFVDNLKKKKQVDDLLWELNNYTTESVGMLCFNKRLGCLDAGKDSPAEVAVVMRNIFDMLQKSFFLPLKMYLYFETPFYKRYHKEARTFMEVVSTETANQNAFLTKLKKEGKLQEYLEKEPNFMYSLLADGRLSEDQISSVVSDLFGAGIDSTANTLVFLLAQLALNPDKQAKLHDEIQEVVGDNQHLTKEHLAKMSYLKACLKESQRKIFPISFGVLRILESDLVVGGYQMPKNTMFAINNRSMAMDDRFYYRPTEFLPERWLRETTGEIAKSKEFPFAHKPFGFGPRACIGQRFAENEIFIAATKIVKNFSVSMPPDVKDIKTTLKIFTTPSEKIKMNFVERQ, from the exons ATGGGAAAATGGTTTACAGCAATGTCTTTCGTTCGGTTGTGCAGACCATACCCGGGTTTGATAAACAAAGACGTAAAGGTTTTTAATACCTGGTCAAGTCACAGAGCATCAACATCAACTGTTGTTAGAGATGACCCATCACCAAGCGAGATCAAACCGTTCAGCGCAGTGCCTGGACCAAAAGGACTGTACAGTGTTCCGTACATTGGAGCTGCTCTGCATTTCAAACCTTTCA caAAGTTTTCGGCAAATGAAATAAACGACCTATTAACTGACATGAGAAAAAAATATGGAGACATATTCAAAATGAAGTTCGGAAAAGAAAATATGGTCTACATTAACCACCCAGATGATGCAAAAACAATATTACAAGCACACTACGAAGTACACAAAAGAATATCATTTGATCTGAGTGAAACCTGGGCTGAAAGAGAAAAAGTAAACAAAGGATTAGTTTTATT AAATGGAAAAGAATGGGCGGATCTGAGAAAACCGACACAGGAAAAAATGTTACGACCAGCTGTTGTAgcaagttatgtccctttgattGAAAAAGTTACAAATGACTTTGTTGAcaacttaaagaagaaaaaacaagtgGATGACCTGTTATGGGAATTGAATAATTACACTACTGAAA GTGTTGGTATGTTGTGTTTCAACAAACGACTTGGATGTTTAGATGCAGGCAAAGATAGTCCAGCTGAAGTAGCAGTGGTAATGAGAAATATATTTGACATGTTACAAAAGTCATTTTTCTTGCCTCTAAAAATGTACTTGTACTTCGAGACACCATTTTATAAACGATATCATAAGGAAGCCAGAACATTTATGGA AGTTGTTTCTACAGAAACAGCAAATCAGAATGCATTTTTAACAAAGCTTAAAAAAGAAGGTAAACTGCAGGAATATCTTGAAAAAGAACCAAATTTCATGTACTCGTTATTGGCTGACGGGAGATTATCAGAGGACCAGATAAGCAGTGTTGTCAGTGATTTGTTTGGTGCAGGTATAGACTCA ACTGCAAATACATTAGTCTTCCTATTAGCCCAACTAGCTCTAAATCCAGATAAGCAAGCTAAGTTACATGATGAAATCCAAGAAGTAGTGGGAGACAATCAGCATCTGACCAAAGAACATTTAGCAAAGATGTCTTATTTGAAAGCGTGTTTGAAAGAATCCCAAAG GAAAATTTTCCCGATATCATTTGGAGTATTGCGAATATTAGAGTCTGATCTTGTCGTTGGAGGATACCAGATGCCTAAAAAC ACAATGTTTGCGATTAATAATAGATCGATGGCAATGGATGATAGATTTTATTACCGACCAACTGAGTTCCTTCCTGAAAGATGGCTACGAGAAACAACTGGTGAGATAGCAAAAAGCAAAGAGTTTCCGTTTGCGCACAAACCCTTCGGATTTGGACCAAGAGCCTGCATTGGACAAAGGTTTgctgaaaatgaaattttcattGCCGCAACAAAg ATTGTGAAGAATTTCAGTGTTTCTATGCCACCTGATGTAAAAGACATCAAGACAACATTGAAGATTTTTACAACACCGTCAgaaaaaataaagatgaattttGTGGAACGTCAATAG
- the LOC139489130 gene encoding 1,25-dihydroxyvitamin D(3) 24-hydroxylase, mitochondrial-like isoform X2 gives MSFVRLCRPYPGLINKDVKVFNTWSSHRASTSTVVRDDPSPSEIKPFSAVPGPKGLYSVPYIGAALHFKPFTKFSANEINDLLTDMRKKYGDIFKMKFGKENMVYINHPDDAKTILQAHYEVHKRISFDLSETWAEREKVNKGLVLLNGKEWADLRKPTQEKMLRPAVVASYVPLIEKVTNDFVDNLKKKKQVDDLLWELNNYTTESVGMLCFNKRLGCLDAGKDSPAEVAVVMRNIFDMLQKSFFLPLKMYLYFETPFYKRYHKEARTFMEVVSTETANQNAFLTKLKKEGKLQEYLEKEPNFMYSLLADGRLSEDQISSVVSDLFGAGIDSTANTLVFLLAQLALNPDKQAKLHDEIQEVVGDNQHLTKEHLAKMSYLKACLKESQRKIFPISFGVLRILESDLVVGGYQMPKNTMFAINNRSMAMDDRFYYRPTEFLPERWLRETTGEIAKSKEFPFAHKPFGFGPRACIGQRFAENEIFIAATKIVKNFSVSMPPDVKDIKTTLKIFTTPSEKIKMNFVERQ, from the exons ATGTCTTTCGTTCGGTTGTGCAGACCATACCCGGGTTTGATAAACAAAGACGTAAAGGTTTTTAATACCTGGTCAAGTCACAGAGCATCAACATCAACTGTTGTTAGAGATGACCCATCACCAAGCGAGATCAAACCGTTCAGCGCAGTGCCTGGACCAAAAGGACTGTACAGTGTTCCGTACATTGGAGCTGCTCTGCATTTCAAACCTTTCA caAAGTTTTCGGCAAATGAAATAAACGACCTATTAACTGACATGAGAAAAAAATATGGAGACATATTCAAAATGAAGTTCGGAAAAGAAAATATGGTCTACATTAACCACCCAGATGATGCAAAAACAATATTACAAGCACACTACGAAGTACACAAAAGAATATCATTTGATCTGAGTGAAACCTGGGCTGAAAGAGAAAAAGTAAACAAAGGATTAGTTTTATT AAATGGAAAAGAATGGGCGGATCTGAGAAAACCGACACAGGAAAAAATGTTACGACCAGCTGTTGTAgcaagttatgtccctttgattGAAAAAGTTACAAATGACTTTGTTGAcaacttaaagaagaaaaaacaagtgGATGACCTGTTATGGGAATTGAATAATTACACTACTGAAA GTGTTGGTATGTTGTGTTTCAACAAACGACTTGGATGTTTAGATGCAGGCAAAGATAGTCCAGCTGAAGTAGCAGTGGTAATGAGAAATATATTTGACATGTTACAAAAGTCATTTTTCTTGCCTCTAAAAATGTACTTGTACTTCGAGACACCATTTTATAAACGATATCATAAGGAAGCCAGAACATTTATGGA AGTTGTTTCTACAGAAACAGCAAATCAGAATGCATTTTTAACAAAGCTTAAAAAAGAAGGTAAACTGCAGGAATATCTTGAAAAAGAACCAAATTTCATGTACTCGTTATTGGCTGACGGGAGATTATCAGAGGACCAGATAAGCAGTGTTGTCAGTGATTTGTTTGGTGCAGGTATAGACTCA ACTGCAAATACATTAGTCTTCCTATTAGCCCAACTAGCTCTAAATCCAGATAAGCAAGCTAAGTTACATGATGAAATCCAAGAAGTAGTGGGAGACAATCAGCATCTGACCAAAGAACATTTAGCAAAGATGTCTTATTTGAAAGCGTGTTTGAAAGAATCCCAAAG GAAAATTTTCCCGATATCATTTGGAGTATTGCGAATATTAGAGTCTGATCTTGTCGTTGGAGGATACCAGATGCCTAAAAAC ACAATGTTTGCGATTAATAATAGATCGATGGCAATGGATGATAGATTTTATTACCGACCAACTGAGTTCCTTCCTGAAAGATGGCTACGAGAAACAACTGGTGAGATAGCAAAAAGCAAAGAGTTTCCGTTTGCGCACAAACCCTTCGGATTTGGACCAAGAGCCTGCATTGGACAAAGGTTTgctgaaaatgaaattttcattGCCGCAACAAAg ATTGTGAAGAATTTCAGTGTTTCTATGCCACCTGATGTAAAAGACATCAAGACAACATTGAAGATTTTTACAACACCGTCAgaaaaaataaagatgaattttGTGGAACGTCAATAG